The Moorena producens PAL-8-15-08-1 genomic interval AAAATCGCTATACTAATAAATTTCTCGATAACGCTTAGCTAAGAAATGTCCGATGATGTTTAGCACTAGAGTCATTAACACTAAGGTTAGTCCAGCCGCAAAAATGGTCTGGTATTCTAGAGTACCATGAGGCAAATCTCCAAGACTTACCTGGACGATGTAAGCAGTTATTGTAGCGGCTTGGTCTAGGGGATTCCAAGCTATTTTGGGTTGTAAGCCTGCTGCGATCGCAACAATCATCGTTTCCCCTACAGCCCTTGATGCTCCTAGGATGTAGGATGAGGCAATGCCTGAAATAGCAGCAGGAAACACAACGTTCCATGCTGTCTGTAAGCGAGTTGCTCCCATAGCATAAGACCCTTCCCGTAACTCTACCGGAACCGCTCGCATGGCATCTTCACTAATGGAACTAATAAAGGGAATAATCATCAAACCCATGACTAGACCGGCACTTAGCATATTAAAAACCGGCAATTCAGTAAAAATATTGCGCAGAAGAGGGCTAACCACCAGAAGGGCAAAATAACCATAAACCACTGTAGGAATTGCTGCTAAAAGTTCCAAACCTGGTTTTACTACTTCTCGTAATGTAGGAGGAGCAAATTCACTTAGGTAAATCGCAGCAATAGTTCCTGTGGGGATAGCAAGTAGGAGAGCAGTCGTAGCGGTTACTAGGGTTCCTGATATCAATGGCAAAATCCCGTAGTGTTTATCTAGAAACATCGGTGTCCATTTGGTATCAGTGAGGAAATCAATTAATGAGACTTCCTTGAAAAATGCCAGAGATTCCCTAAGCAGGAAAAAGATAATTGCTGCCATAGTGGCGACTGAAGATAATGCCGCCAAAAACAATAGTATTTCAATCCCTCTTTCTCGCAAATTGCGAATTAATTTTGGTGAGAGTTGTTTGGTCTGGTTAAGTCGGATCAGTTTTTCGGTCATTAAATCGGGAATAAATAAAAGTATTGTCTCAAGGCAGCTGTCAGCTATTAGTTATTGCGCTACGCGCACGCTAATTGAGTGGCTATTGGCGGCCACACTACGGGAATGGGATATGCGTAATTATGGGCAAATCCCCAGACTTTCAATTCTGATTAATCTCGAACTATTAGATTTTTCTGTTTGCGCACCCTAAGCGAAAAAAGTTTATTTTCACCTCAATGCTGAAGGCTCACGGCTGTTCGCGCAGCGTGCGCATAGCGCATATGCTTACCTCAGAAATTAGGACTCTTTTGAACATAAGTCAAGAGCGATGATTGATAATTCTACTACTAATCGCTCTTGACCACATTAAACCAATTAAGTCCTCTAGGTTAGATCCAGTTCTAGGCTTAGTTACCGCTACCGACTAGAACCTCTAACTCTGCCAGGGATTTGGCATAGTCTGCGGAGGATAGAGGCACCGACTTAACCTCAGTGACTAATCGCTCAGCATTTTGGAGGTAATAGCTCACAAAATCACTTACCTCGGGACGCTTAACAGCGTTTTTGTTGACATAGATGAAGATTGGTCGGGATAGGGGGGTGTAAGTCCCGTTACGTACCGTTGTCAGAGAAGGTTCTACCTCATTGATAGCAACAGCCTTAAGCTTGTCTTTGTTTTCTAGATAGTAGGAAAGACCGAAGTATGCCAGGGCTTTTGGATCCGTTGATACACCTTGAACCAAAACGTTGTCATCTTCACTAGGGGTGTAATCGGTGCGGCTAGCACCAGACTTGCCGTTAACCTTTTTAGTGAAGTAGTCAAAGGTTCCAGAGTCTGCACCAGGACCGTACAGAACTAGGGGCTGGTTTGGCCAAGCGGAATTTACTTGATTCCAGGTGCTCACAGTCCCCTCAGACTCAGGTGCCCAGATTTTATTGAGTTCGTCAACCGTAAGTTTTGTAGCCCAAGTATTGTTATTGTTGACTACGACGGTAATGGCATCGTATGCCACTGGAATGGCCATATACTCAATGCCATTGGCAGCACAGAGTTTCTCCTCTTTCTCCTTAATTGGTCGAGAAGCGTCAGATATGTCGGTTTCTCCGATACAGAATTTCTTAAAACCGCCACCAGTTCCAGAAATACCAACGGTTACTCGTACCTGATTTTTTTTGAGATCCTGAAACTCTTCCGCTACAGCTTCAGTAATCGGGTAAACGGTGCTAGACCCATCAATTTTGACGGTGGGTGTACCTTGAGAGTTAACTGTAGGTGCCACTAACGCAACAGTTGATGCTACTAGGGCAAACAAGCCAGCTAGCTTCCAGCTATTTTTTTTCAAATTCATCGCCTTGACCACTGTAAAAAATTCCCAGCAATGTTAGGGTGTCGCAATCCACACTTGGTCAAGACTATAGAGCTATTACTAAGTAATGGTAAGTAATGGCGTAAGGTTTAGTTAAATTTAGGTTAAAGTTTGTTTAAGAAACAATCTGTGGCTTTCTTTCGTCTTATATATATTTACCGTTAGTCTTTATATTATCTTTCTTTTTTGTATTGTCAAGACTAAAAGCAAATTACAGAAATAAACCAAAAAGCCGATTCCTTCTAGCTTCTAGGGGTCGGATAAATGGGTAAGCACTTTGAAATGCTCACAAGTCGCTATACATGAACTGTTTTACATAGTGCGATCGCGTTCGCGCAGCGGAGGCCGTAGGCCACGCTACGCGAACGGCTTTGCCTAAAGCGTGACCAAACGCGATGGACTTCGTCCCGCTTTGCTGCGAAGCGCGTGGCCTTTTGGCCAAGGTCAATCGCATAAATTAGCCTGGGCTAAATTCGCCTGGGCTATCTCTGCTATCTTTGCCATTGTCTTGTGGACTTGATCTAAACGCCTGTAGAATTAATCTCACACTCGGTCAGGTGCCTTACTCATAAGGGTGCCAGATGTCCACCTACCCTACACCGAACACCAAAGGCTAACAACATTTTTGAATTTAGAATTTAGAATTTAGAATTTAGAATTTGGAATTCACCATTCTGACTTCAACCTTTAACCAACCTTCAACCTTTAACCAACCTTCAACCTTCAACCTTCAACTAAACAACCAACCTTCAACCTTCAACCAACCTTCAACCTTCAACCTTCAACCAAACAAGCAACCTTGAATCAACCCATTAATCTATTCGAGTACGAATCCCTAGCGCCGCAGTATCTATCTCCCATGGCACTGGATTATTACGCTAGTGGTGCTTGGGATGAAGTAACACTGCGAGACAATCGTGCCGCGTTTGAACAGATAAAACTCCGTCCTCGGAT includes:
- the pstC gene encoding phosphate ABC transporter permease subunit PstC — encoded protein: MTEKLIRLNQTKQLSPKLIRNLRERGIEILLFLAALSSVATMAAIIFFLLRESLAFFKEVSLIDFLTDTKWTPMFLDKHYGILPLISGTLVTATTALLLAIPTGTIAAIYLSEFAPPTLREVVKPGLELLAAIPTVVYGYFALLVVSPLLRNIFTELPVFNMLSAGLVMGLMIIPFISSISEDAMRAVPVELREGSYAMGATRLQTAWNVVFPAAISGIASSYILGASRAVGETMIVAIAAGLQPKIAWNPLDQAATITAYIVQVSLGDLPHGTLEYQTIFAAGLTLVLMTLVLNIIGHFLAKRYREIY
- a CDS encoding PstS family phosphate ABC transporter substrate-binding protein; translated protein: MNLKKNSWKLAGLFALVASTVALVAPTVNSQGTPTVKIDGSSTVYPITEAVAEEFQDLKKNQVRVTVGISGTGGGFKKFCIGETDISDASRPIKEKEEKLCAANGIEYMAIPVAYDAITVVVNNNNTWATKLTVDELNKIWAPESEGTVSTWNQVNSAWPNQPLVLYGPGADSGTFDYFTKKVNGKSGASRTDYTPSEDDNVLVQGVSTDPKALAYFGLSYYLENKDKLKAVAINEVEPSLTTVRNGTYTPLSRPIFIYVNKNAVKRPEVSDFVSYYLQNAERLVTEVKSVPLSSADYAKSLAELEVLVGSGN